A single Mustela lutreola isolate mMusLut2 chromosome X, mMusLut2.pri, whole genome shotgun sequence DNA region contains:
- the EMD gene encoding emerin codes for MDDYAVLSDAELAAVLRQYNIPHGPVVGSTRKLYEKKIFEYETQRRRLSPPNSSASSFSYRFSDLDSASVDSDMYDLPKKEDALLYQSKGYGDDYYEESYLTTRTYGEPEPVGTSKGFRQPSSSLADTDTFHHQVRDDSFFSSEEESKDRERPAYGRDSAYHNIVHYRPVSNVSRSSLGLSYYPTCSSTSPISSSSSSPTSWLTRRAIRPEKQAPGAGLGQDRQVPLWGQLLLFLVFAAFLLFVYYSIQAEDGNPFWTEP; via the exons atGGACGACTACGCGGTGCTGTCGGACGCCGAGCTGGCCGCCGTGCTGCGCCAGTACAACATCCCGCACGGGCCTGTCGTGG GTTCCACTCGCAAGCTCTACGAAAAGAAGATCTTCGAGTATGAGACCCAGAGGCGGAGGCTCTCGCCCCCGAACTCGTCCGCATCCTCTTTCTCCTATCGGTTCTCGG ACTTAGATTCAGCGTCCGTCGACTCGGATATGTACGATCTGCCTAAGAAGGAAGACGCCTTACTTTACCAGAGCAAGG GCTATGGTGATGACTACTATGAGGAGAGTTACTTGACCACCAGGACATACGGGGAGCCTGAGCCTGTGGGCACCTCCAAGGGATTCCGCCAGCCCTCCAGTTCACTTGCAGATACAGACACCTTTCATCACCAG GTGCGCGATGACAGTTTTTTCTCTTCTGAAGAGGAAAGCAAGGATAG GGAACGCCCTGCCTATGGCCGGGACAGCGCCTACCACAACATCGTGCACTACCGCCCTGTTTCCAACGTCTCCAGAAGCTCCCTGGGCCTGTCCTATTATCCCACGTGCTCTTCCACCTCTCCCATATCCTCATCTTCATCCTCCCCCACCTCATGGCTCACCCGTCGTGCGATCCGGCCAGAAAAGCAGGCTCCAGGGGCTGGTCTGGGCCAGGACCGCCAGGTCCCGCTCTGGGGCCAGCTGCTCCTGTTCTTGGTTTTTGCTGCCTTCCTGCTCTTTGTTTACTACTCCATACAGGCCGAGGATGGCAACCCCTTCTGGACGGAGCCCTGA